The genomic window AGGCCCTCGGTCCGTAGCGACCGCAGTACGTAGGCCTCGGCCACCGCGACGAACGGTACCGACGGCTGCCCGCTGCGCACCGGTTCGACCTGGTGGACGAGCGGGGCGCCGGCGGCTCTGCCGGTCAGCCAGTCGGACAGCGTGGAGTGCGGGATCTGCAGATACGAGGACGTCTCCTTGGGAGTGAGGAGCCCGTCGCTGAACCTGTTGATCATGTCTGCCTCCTCCCGTTCTAGCTGACCCGGTGATCCTTTCACAGGCGGCCGGACGGCCGGGTGAAGTCCGCGGTGCGAGCGCCTCACCGGTGCCGGCGCGCGTCGGCCCGCAGGCTAGGGGGTGGGGAGGCGGAACGAGAGGCCGTCGAGGACGACGTCGAGGCCGTAGGTGAATTTGGCGTCGCGCAGGGCGACCGGGTCCGGGACGTCGGTGGCGTAGGCGACGGCCAGGTGGTCGTGGTCGGCGGCGGCGCGCTGGGCGGCGGGCATCAGGCTCGCGGTGAAGTCGGCCTCGGTGCTGCCGGATCGGGCGACCGTGGTGAGCCAGGCGGCCTCGGTCGTGCTCATGCCGATGACGTAGGAGAGCAGCGCGTCGATCGCGCGGCTCGGCTCGGGGAAGCCCGCCGCCGCGAAGAGTGCGGCGAGGCGTTCTGAGAAGGACATCAGGTTGGGGCCGAGGTAGGCCAGGCCCGCCTGGCCGAGGACCGAGGCGAGCCAGGGGTGGCGCAGGGCCGTCGCGCGGAAGGAGCCGGCCGCCTCGGTCGCGGCGGAGCGCCAGTTCGAGCCGTCGCCGGCCGCCGGGACGGCGATCTCGCCGAAGACCTCGTCGACCGCGACTTCCATGAGCTCGTCCTTGGTGGCGACATGGCGGTAGAGGGAGGTCGCGCCCGCGTTCAGCCGGGCGCCGAGCTTGCGCATGCTGAGCGCCTCGATGCCGTCGGTGTCGAGCATCGCGATGGCCTCGCGGACGATCGCGTCCCGGCTGAGCGCGGGCTGGTCGGATTCCGGCTGCTTGCGGGTCCACACGGACGGTGCCGGCTGGGTCCTTGCGGCCATGGCGCGCTCCTCACCTGCTCTGCGTACGGCGTTCGCGTCCAGCGTACAGGGAACGCCCCTTGCGTACGCTGTTCCGTCGTGCGTACAGTGTGCGCACCGAAGGAACAGTGTGCGCAGACCGAAAAGGACACCTCATGACCACGACAGCAACTCGCGACCCCCGCCGGTGGTGGATCCTCGTCGTCCTGTGCCTGAGCTCGCTGGTCCTGGTGATCGACAGCATGGCGCTGACCGTCGCGGTGCCCGACATGACCGCCGGCATCGGCGCGAGCGCCCAGGACACCCAGTGGATCCTCGACTCCTACATCCTGGTCTTCGCCGGCCTCCTGCTGACCTCGGGCAGCCTCGGCGACCGCTTCGGCCGCCGGAAGGTCATGCTGATCGGCCTGCTGCTGTTCGGCGCGGCCTCGCTGGCCGCCGTCTTCTGCACCACGCCGGGCCAAGTCATCGGCGTGCGGGTCGCGATGGGCGTCGGCGGAGCGCTGATCATGCCCTCGACGCTGTCGATCCTCATCACCGTCTTCGACGAGCGCGAGCGCAACAAGGCGATGGCGGCCTGGAGTTCGGTGTCGATGCTCGGACTGGTCGGCAGCCCGGTGCTCGGTGGTGTGCTGATCGACCACTTCTCCTGGCACGCCATCTTCCTGGTCAACGTGCCGGTCGTCGCGCTGGCGATCGTCGCCGGCATCACCCTCATGCCGGAGTCCAAGGCGCCCTGGCAGAAGCCCGATCCGCTCGGCGCGCTGCTCTCGGCAGCCGGAATGACCGCGCTGGTCTGGTGGATCATCGAGATCCCGCAGCAGGGCGCCTTCGGCGGCCGCTCCACCCTCACGGTCGCCGTCGCGGTCCTCGCCCTCGCCGGGTTCGTGGTCTGGGAGAACGTCACCGATGCGCCGATGGTGCCGCTGGTCCTGTTCAAGCACCGCAACTTCAGCGGCGGTTCGCTCTCCCTCGCCCTGGTCCAGATCGGCAACGGCGGGCTGCTGCTGGTCCTCACGCAGTACCTGCAGTTCGTGCTCGGCTACTCGCCGGTCAAGGCCGGCCTCGCCTTCGTGCCGCTCGCCGTCGCCGCGCTCGGCGCCAACATCGTCGGTGCGCAGGCCGCCGCGAAGGTCGGCAACCGCCCGCTGGTGCTGGCCGGCATGGTCGCGATGGCCGGCTCCTTCGCCCTGCTGGCCACCGTGACGACCGGTACCGGCTTCGCCGTCCCCGCCGCCGCGCTCGGCCTGCTCGGGGTGGGCGCGGGGCTGGCGATGCCGGCCGCGGTCGGTGCGCTGATGAACACCATCCCGGCCGACAAGGCAGGCGTCGGCTCCGCCCTCAACGACACCGTCCAGCAGGCCGGTACGGCCCTGGGCATCGCCATCCTCGGCTCGCTGCTGACCAGCGGCTACACCCGCCACATGCCGGCCGCCGCCCCTGACGAGGCCCGGCACTCCATCGCGGGCGCCCTGGCCGCCGCGCACGGCGACACCGGCCTGATCCGTACCGCACGGGAGGCGTTCACCACCTCGATGTCCACGACGTTCACCGTCAGCGCGATCGGCGTGCTGGCCGCCTCCGCGGTGGCCGCGGTGCTGATGCGGGACACGAAGCCGTCCGCCGACCCGGCCACGGCGGAGGCGCCGCAGCT from Streptomyces sp. NBC_01198 includes these protein-coding regions:
- a CDS encoding TetR/AcrR family transcriptional regulator produces the protein MAARTQPAPSVWTRKQPESDQPALSRDAIVREAIAMLDTDGIEALSMRKLGARLNAGATSLYRHVATKDELMEVAVDEVFGEIAVPAAGDGSNWRSAATEAAGSFRATALRHPWLASVLGQAGLAYLGPNLMSFSERLAALFAAAGFPEPSRAIDALLSYVIGMSTTEAAWLTTVARSGSTEADFTASLMPAAQRAAADHDHLAVAYATDVPDPVALRDAKFTYGLDVVLDGLSFRLPTP
- a CDS encoding MFS transporter — protein: MTTTATRDPRRWWILVVLCLSSLVLVIDSMALTVAVPDMTAGIGASAQDTQWILDSYILVFAGLLLTSGSLGDRFGRRKVMLIGLLLFGAASLAAVFCTTPGQVIGVRVAMGVGGALIMPSTLSILITVFDERERNKAMAAWSSVSMLGLVGSPVLGGVLIDHFSWHAIFLVNVPVVALAIVAGITLMPESKAPWQKPDPLGALLSAAGMTALVWWIIEIPQQGAFGGRSTLTVAVAVLALAGFVVWENVTDAPMVPLVLFKHRNFSGGSLSLALVQIGNGGLLLVLTQYLQFVLGYSPVKAGLAFVPLAVAALGANIVGAQAAAKVGNRPLVLAGMVAMAGSFALLATVTTGTGFAVPAAALGLLGVGAGLAMPAAVGALMNTIPADKAGVGSALNDTVQQAGTALGIAILGSLLTSGYTRHMPAAAPDEARHSIAGALAAAHGDTGLIRTAREAFTTSMSTTFTVSAIGVLAASAVAAVLMRDTKPSADPATAEAPQLVA